One part of the Salinivirga cyanobacteriivorans genome encodes these proteins:
- a CDS encoding endonuclease/exonuclease/phosphatase family protein: MKLIKVTLGSIATLVIAFLFFLGWSTINDYDPQPQITLTKQNAPALKKDTFSILIWNIGYAGLGDDMDFFYDGGEQMRTSKNRTDKNFQNILKELKKTPQPDFLLLQEVDIDSKRSYHQNQVERIKSEIHSHNWYFTHNYLVDFVPMPLGNPLGKVESGIMSGSLHSPSSATRYSYQGNFDWPKSVFMLDRCFLSLTYPLSSGDTLFIVNTHNTAYDEGALREKQMQQLKTWITKRNNGQNKIIVAGDWNQLPPEVKIDEFGKNPQSKKYSPKKIPQEFLPEGWQFIFDPHTPTNRGLDTVYHSNSYETLIDFFAISPGIKPIEIKTKDLGFINSDHQPVYLKFTFVRQKQNAQ, from the coding sequence ATGAAACTGATTAAGGTAACTCTTGGATCAATCGCTACGCTAGTTATAGCATTTTTATTCTTCCTTGGCTGGAGTACAATTAATGATTATGACCCACAGCCTCAAATAACACTAACAAAACAAAATGCCCCTGCGCTGAAAAAAGACACTTTTTCAATTTTAATTTGGAATATTGGCTACGCAGGGCTTGGTGATGATATGGATTTTTTCTACGATGGAGGAGAGCAAATGCGCACAAGCAAAAATCGCACTGATAAAAACTTCCAAAATATTTTAAAAGAACTTAAAAAAACGCCACAGCCGGATTTTCTTTTATTACAAGAAGTGGATATCGACTCAAAAAGATCATACCATCAAAACCAGGTTGAGCGCATCAAAAGTGAAATTCATAGCCACAATTGGTATTTTACCCACAATTACCTGGTAGATTTTGTACCTATGCCATTGGGCAATCCATTGGGTAAGGTAGAATCGGGTATCATGTCGGGATCATTGCACAGCCCCAGCAGTGCCACCAGGTACAGTTATCAGGGTAATTTCGACTGGCCAAAGTCTGTATTTATGCTCGATCGGTGTTTTCTCAGCCTCACCTATCCATTGAGTTCAGGAGATACGCTCTTTATAGTAAATACTCACAACACAGCTTACGACGAAGGTGCATTAAGAGAAAAGCAAATGCAACAGTTAAAAACCTGGATCACAAAACGAAACAATGGGCAAAACAAAATCATTGTTGCCGGAGACTGGAATCAGTTACCACCTGAAGTAAAAATTGATGAATTTGGGAAAAACCCGCAGAGCAAAAAATATTCGCCAAAAAAGATACCTCAGGAATTTTTACCTGAAGGCTGGCAATTTATTTTTGACCCCCATACACCCACAAACAGGGGGCTCGATACTGTGTATCATTCCAACTCGTATGAAACATTAATAGATTTTTTTGCTATTTCGCCGGGCATTAAACCCATAGAAATAAAAACCAAAGACCTCGGCTTTATTAATAGCGACCATCAACCTGTTTATCTTAAATTTACATTTGTTCGTCAAAAACAAAATGCACAATAA
- a CDS encoding CheR family methyltransferase, with amino-acid sequence MVSVEDVNRFIDAIKSVSTYDFSDYSERSFKRRIDKVLNDNRMDINGVINKLSKDKNFLENVIKDITVNTTELFRDPELWITLKYRILPKFRKNKSIFIWHAGCSSGQEIYSMLILLAELDLFEKAKVFATDINTDMLERAKEGEYRYRFNLQYLDNFDKVIKENPYNYEDVKDVPYEKYFDIDKTQDSIKMKKFLRDKTVFRKHDLVHDKNIFYSKFDLIFCRNVIIYFNNNLQNKVIELFSNNLYRDGYLVLGAHESILGPVSNNFERTKGVYKKKAY; translated from the coding sequence ATGGTCTCAGTAGAAGATGTAAATAGATTTATAGATGCGATAAAGAGCGTATCTACATATGATTTTTCTGATTATTCAGAGCGGTCATTCAAGCGAAGAATAGACAAAGTGCTCAACGATAATCGGATGGACATTAATGGTGTGATCAATAAACTTTCAAAAGATAAAAATTTCCTTGAGAATGTAATTAAAGACATTACCGTAAACACAACTGAACTATTCAGAGATCCGGAACTGTGGATCACGTTAAAGTACCGCATATTGCCTAAATTCAGAAAAAACAAATCTATTTTCATATGGCACGCAGGATGCTCAAGTGGACAGGAAATATACTCAATGTTAATTTTACTGGCAGAGCTGGATCTGTTTGAAAAAGCTAAAGTTTTTGCTACAGATATTAATACAGACATGCTCGAAAGAGCAAAAGAAGGAGAATACAGGTACAGGTTCAATCTACAGTACCTTGATAACTTTGATAAAGTAATAAAAGAAAATCCCTATAACTACGAAGATGTAAAAGATGTTCCATACGAGAAATATTTCGACATTGACAAGACACAAGACTCCATTAAAATGAAGAAATTCCTGCGCGACAAAACCGTTTTCAGGAAACATGACCTTGTGCACGATAAAAATATTTTTTACTCAAAATTTGACCTCATCTTTTGCAGAAACGTAATCATATATTTCAACAATAACCTACAAAACAAAGTAATAGAATTATTTAGCAACAACTTATACCGGGATGGATATCTGGTTCTGGGAGCACATGAAAGTATTCTTGGCCCCGTATCAAACAATTTCGAAAGGACCAAAGGAGTTTACAAAAAGAAGGCTTATTAA
- a CDS encoding CheR family methyltransferase, producing the protein MIYDIGIVDTKKVIAAIKETYNIDFSNFALTAFKRRLLYVLNENNYASIVDFISNIENNQLLFEKYLSQGLVDTTEMFRDPSSWREIRDQHLPDLYKNREFKVLVPGLTSGDDLYTLLIMLKEAGMLHHAKVTATSISEIRLKNVELGGYYDLKKMEIGEANYRRFSDDASLSAYYTLEGTKARMNRDLLENVTFKKYSFLVDEALKGFHLVIYRNRLIFFNPTLQDKVTEKLIKSTLLGGFISTGSKESLANTPYFTKLTCLNQEEKLYKKRTE; encoded by the coding sequence ATGATATACGATATTGGCATAGTAGATACGAAAAAAGTAATTGCTGCAATCAAAGAAACATACAATATTGATTTCAGTAATTTCGCACTAACTGCTTTCAAAAGGCGGTTGCTTTACGTGCTGAACGAAAATAATTATGCCAGTATAGTCGACTTTATTTCCAACATCGAGAACAACCAATTACTTTTTGAAAAATACCTATCCCAGGGCCTTGTCGACACCACAGAAATGTTCCGCGATCCCTCTTCATGGCGAGAAATAAGAGACCAACACCTGCCCGACCTTTATAAGAATCGTGAATTTAAAGTTCTTGTCCCCGGCCTCACAAGCGGTGATGACCTATACACCCTGCTCATTATGCTCAAAGAGGCAGGAATGCTGCACCATGCAAAGGTAACAGCCACAAGCATTAGCGAAATCAGACTAAAAAATGTGGAACTTGGCGGGTATTATGACCTTAAAAAAATGGAAATAGGCGAAGCCAATTATAGACGGTTCTCAGATGACGCTTCTCTTAGCGCTTATTACACACTCGAAGGCACTAAAGCCAGGATGAACAGGGATCTTCTGGAAAATGTAACATTTAAGAAATACAGCTTTTTAGTAGATGAAGCGTTAAAAGGATTTCATTTAGTCATATACCGAAACCGGTTAATATTTTTTAACCCGACACTACAGGATAAAGTTACGGAAAAGCTAATAAAGTCTACCCTTTTGGGTGGGTTCATAAGTACAGGTAGCAAAGAATCTTTAGCAAACACCCCGTACTTTACAAAACTTACATGTTTAAACCAGGAAGAAAAATTATATAAAAAACGAACAGAATAA
- a CDS encoding chemotaxis protein CheB, with protein MYKAIIIGGSAGSFQVITRIIAALPKDFPIPVFLCLHRLKHVRSGFVEALSIKAGLPVKEPNDKDPIKAGNIYLAPANYHMYIELGNKFALSTEEAVNHSRPSIDLSFISAAYNYKRKLVGVILSGANKDGAMGLKKVKDNGGLTIVQDPAECQVPTMTNASLQATNVDHIMKTDEIIRFLLKLK; from the coding sequence ATGTATAAAGCGATAATCATAGGAGGTAGTGCCGGAAGTTTCCAGGTCATAACGCGCATAATTGCGGCGTTACCCAAAGACTTCCCGATCCCGGTATTCCTGTGTCTCCACAGACTGAAACATGTCAGGTCAGGTTTTGTGGAAGCTTTATCCATTAAGGCCGGCTTGCCTGTGAAAGAACCAAACGATAAAGACCCTATAAAAGCCGGAAACATTTACCTTGCCCCGGCCAATTACCATATGTATATAGAACTGGGCAATAAGTTTGCGCTCTCTACAGAAGAAGCAGTAAACCATTCCCGTCCATCCATTGACCTGTCATTTATTTCTGCAGCATACAATTATAAAAGAAAACTGGTAGGTGTAATTCTTTCAGGGGCCAATAAAGACGGAGCCATGGGTCTCAAGAAAGTAAAGGATAACGGTGGCCTGACCATTGTGCAAGATCCGGCAGAATGTCAGGTGCCCACAATGACCAATGCATCATTGCAAGCTACTAATGTAGACCATATTATGAAAACGGATGAAATTATACGGTTTTTATTAAAATTAAAGTAA
- a CDS encoding GAF domain-containing protein, whose product MKQIQKNRTYLSVYLVIVIVAIIAAYAVSLQALGFNWIIASLTALIILVITRIYTIGTAFYGQIKEITLQQEKESQEEISISDIINQKNTEEKEEKEQQEEELDKLIEQLSGENDPEKLGQKLLSQLGEELQIVQGLVYQYSNETEKFEVLSTYAYYGEEPPQAFSIGEGLSGQAARDQQRILLTELPDDYTEVISGLGKRQPKMLLLAPLIHEEKTVALVELSFFEKFNEQKIDKFEGILNKLAQHFA is encoded by the coding sequence ATGAAGCAAATCCAAAAGAATCGCACATACCTGTCTGTTTACCTGGTCATCGTAATAGTGGCCATTATTGCGGCCTATGCAGTAAGTTTACAAGCTCTTGGTTTTAACTGGATTATTGCTTCGCTGACAGCCCTTATCATCCTTGTAATAACACGCATTTACACCATAGGAACTGCTTTCTATGGTCAAATTAAAGAGATCACCCTTCAACAAGAAAAAGAATCTCAAGAGGAAATCTCAATCAGCGATATAATAAACCAAAAAAATACTGAAGAGAAAGAAGAAAAAGAGCAGCAGGAAGAAGAGTTGGACAAGCTCATTGAGCAATTATCAGGCGAGAACGATCCTGAAAAATTAGGCCAAAAGCTTTTGAGTCAATTGGGAGAGGAGTTGCAAATCGTGCAGGGTTTGGTTTACCAATACAGTAACGAAACTGAAAAATTTGAGGTATTGAGCACATATGCATATTATGGGGAAGAGCCACCCCAGGCTTTCTCCATAGGAGAAGGCTTATCAGGACAGGCAGCTCGAGACCAGCAGAGAATTTTACTTACCGAGTTACCGGATGATTACACGGAAGTAATTTCAGGGTTGGGAAAACGCCAACCCAAAATGCTGCTATTAGCACCATTGATTCATGAAGAAAAAACAGTAGCTCTTGTAGAACTGTCATTCTTTGAGAAATTTAATGAACAAAAAATTGATAAATTCGAAGGCATACTCAACAAATTAGCACAACATTTTGCCTAA
- a CDS encoding PAS domain S-box protein — MKSTHRRKIQLRKLLLGYGTESRFPTGLVLISLIFPLVAWMVEFILRNHEFTFYGFLEMHKTSPLVFLIDIIPIVAGIVGYKLEGWLENMETYYEHSIEDKKSIIQRNAYFAKQIGEGKLDIDQNAFDENDLLGQSLIRMRDNLLKTSQKESERSWITAGKDKIATILRLHNDLDELAYDTLVNLIEYIKVVQGAFYIYDEDEKIIENRATYAYNRRKYVNQRFKIGEGLVGQAAFEMDIIYRKEIPEDYLSITSGLLKEQKPNTILVVPLITDEKLQGVLEFASLEKDITPLTINFLKELSDVIARTLFNLKVNKRTEKLLQDSQKMTEELKENEEELRQNAEEMRATHEELERSNAKLEQQITEVENAQKRLHSLLENASEVISIYDQELNLKYISPSVANIYGFTPDEMIEGKDMDRLTAKGTKEIQQMFKRLLDDPSETIVIQYTYMNKAGKKIYVETTGRNLLNDEAIAGIILNSQDITERKRAEKEERMKSKMQALSENSPDMIMRMNEEGQFFYANPIVKIFTGVDNKTIVTRKLHEVEFNDEIKNFFTEAIKDTVESGQKQNYETVFPTNFGERIMQVSTIPEFNEENELETILFVAHDITEQKKIENEIKEKNKNITESINYAERIQKSLLPSTIHIQEFLPKSFIFYRPRDVVSGDFPWFFQKDDYIYIAAVDCTGHGVPGALLSFIGYFILNNVVDHDDGINAGKILDRFHIGVRSALKQDKAGANARDGMDIAFCKINLKTNQLDYAGAHRPLYLLRNNELFEYKGNRKAIGGIPLGKKPEKDFKNYELQMEKGDKIFFFSDGLPDQVGGPNKRKYQPKRIREHLKENAELSMAQYNDFFNKDFLKWKGDNKQIDDVLLIGIEF; from the coding sequence ATGAAAAGTACACATAGACGAAAAATACAGCTGCGCAAACTACTCCTTGGTTATGGGACAGAATCCCGGTTTCCGACAGGCTTAGTTTTAATCAGCCTAATTTTTCCGCTAGTGGCCTGGATGGTTGAGTTTATTCTGAGAAACCATGAGTTTACATTTTATGGATTTCTTGAAATGCATAAAACTTCACCCCTGGTCTTTTTGATCGACATTATTCCTATTGTTGCAGGTATTGTTGGCTATAAGCTGGAAGGCTGGCTGGAAAATATGGAAACCTATTATGAGCATTCCATAGAAGATAAAAAATCTATTATTCAGCGCAATGCCTACTTCGCCAAACAAATTGGAGAAGGCAAATTGGATATTGACCAAAATGCTTTTGACGAAAACGATTTACTTGGTCAATCGCTCATCAGGATGCGCGACAATTTGCTTAAAACCTCCCAAAAAGAGTCAGAACGCAGCTGGATTACAGCCGGTAAAGATAAAATTGCTACAATACTGCGATTACACAACGACCTTGATGAGCTTGCGTATGACACACTGGTTAATCTCATAGAATACATAAAAGTTGTTCAGGGGGCATTTTACATTTATGACGAAGATGAAAAAATCATTGAGAACAGAGCAACTTATGCCTATAACCGAAGAAAATATGTAAACCAGCGTTTTAAAATTGGCGAAGGGCTCGTTGGACAGGCAGCCTTCGAAATGGATATTATTTACCGTAAAGAAATTCCCGAAGACTACCTTTCCATTACCTCGGGTTTGCTTAAGGAGCAAAAACCAAATACAATATTAGTTGTTCCGCTTATCACCGACGAGAAACTACAAGGTGTACTTGAGTTTGCCTCACTTGAGAAAGATATCACCCCGCTAACAATAAATTTCCTCAAAGAACTAAGTGATGTAATTGCCAGAACACTCTTCAATCTTAAGGTCAACAAAAGAACAGAAAAGCTACTGCAAGACTCACAAAAAATGACCGAAGAGCTCAAAGAAAACGAAGAGGAGCTCAGACAGAACGCTGAGGAAATGCGTGCAACACACGAAGAGCTCGAACGATCTAATGCCAAGCTTGAGCAACAAATAACAGAGGTGGAAAATGCTCAAAAAAGGTTGCACTCATTACTCGAGAATGCTTCAGAGGTTATTTCAATTTACGACCAGGAATTGAACCTGAAATATATCAGTCCATCGGTAGCCAATATTTATGGTTTCACCCCCGACGAAATGATTGAGGGTAAAGACATGGACCGACTCACAGCAAAAGGCACAAAAGAAATTCAGCAAATGTTCAAACGTTTGCTCGACGATCCATCTGAGACCATTGTCATTCAATATACCTACATGAACAAAGCAGGCAAGAAAATTTATGTAGAAACCACCGGAAGAAACCTGCTCAATGACGAAGCTATTGCCGGAATTATTCTTAACTCACAGGATATTACAGAACGAAAACGAGCTGAGAAAGAAGAGCGCATGAAAAGTAAAATGCAGGCCTTATCAGAAAATTCGCCTGACATGATTATGCGTATGAACGAGGAAGGTCAGTTTTTCTACGCTAACCCCATTGTTAAAATATTCACCGGAGTCGACAATAAAACCATTGTTACACGCAAGCTTCACGAAGTAGAGTTCAACGATGAAATCAAAAACTTCTTTACCGAGGCTATAAAAGATACTGTAGAGAGCGGCCAAAAGCAAAATTACGAAACAGTATTTCCCACAAATTTCGGGGAGAGAATAATGCAGGTTAGCACCATTCCGGAGTTTAATGAAGAGAACGAATTGGAAACTATACTTTTTGTAGCGCACGATATCACTGAACAGAAAAAGATTGAAAACGAAATTAAAGAAAAGAACAAGAATATCACTGAAAGTATTAACTACGCTGAACGCATACAAAAATCATTACTTCCAAGCACAATACACATTCAAGAATTCTTACCCAAATCGTTCATCTTTTACCGCCCCCGTGATGTAGTAAGTGGTGATTTTCCATGGTTTTTCCAAAAGGATGATTATATTTACATTGCAGCTGTTGATTGCACCGGTCACGGAGTACCCGGAGCACTCCTTTCATTTATTGGGTATTTTATACTCAACAATGTGGTAGACCACGACGACGGAATTAATGCAGGAAAGATTCTGGACAGGTTTCATATAGGAGTACGTTCAGCGCTGAAACAAGACAAAGCCGGGGCGAATGCCCGCGACGGAATGGATATTGCCTTTTGCAAAATAAACCTGAAAACAAATCAGTTAGATTATGCGGGAGCGCATAGGCCACTTTATTTATTAAGAAACAACGAGCTCTTTGAATATAAAGGAAACCGTAAAGCCATTGGAGGAATTCCTTTAGGCAAAAAACCGGAAAAAGATTTCAAAAACTATGAATTGCAAATGGAAAAAGGAGATAAAATTTTCTTTTTCTCAGATGGATTACCAGATCAGGTTGGTGGCCCGAATAAAAGAAAATATCAGCCTAAAAGAATTAGAGAGCATCTAAAAGAAAACGCAGAATTATCAATGGCACAATACAATGATTTTTTTAATAAAGATTTTCTTAAATGGAAAGGAGATAACAAACAAATCGATGATGTGTTATTAATAGGTATAGAGTTTTAA